Genomic window (Culex pipiens pallens isolate TS chromosome 3, TS_CPP_V2, whole genome shotgun sequence):
CGAGAATGCCGTCAAAGATTGCGCGATATAACAAACCAGCCATTAATTGAATCAAAATGATGACTGTGATATGATCAAACCCCAATAAAATATGATCAAACCCCAAAAAAATAGATGATTAGAAGTaaacttatttgaaagaatatcACACCAAAACGACGACCGTGATATGATCAAAACCCAagcaaaataaataagtaaacgaagttgaaaatatttgaaagaaaCGTCTCACCGAAACGATGACTGTGATATGATCAAAACCCAAGCAAAATAAATAGTTGAACAAAGGTAAACTTATTGGAAAAAATCTCTCACCAAAATAACGACTGCAATGTGATCAAAtcccatgcaaaaaaaaagtaaatagagTTGAACATATTCGAAAGAAACATCTCACCAAAATTGCGAATGTGATAATATCATCAATACccaagcaaaataaaaagttgAACGAAGGTAcacttatttgaaagaatatcTCTCCAAAATGACGACTGTGATATGctcaaaattcaagcaaaataaataagtaaacggagttgaaaatgtttgaaagaaacGTCTCACCGAAACGATAACTGTGATATGATCAAAACCTAATCACAATAAATAGTTGAACAAAGAAAAACTTATTGGAAAGAATCTCTCAAAAAAATAGCGACTGAAATGTGATCAAAtcccatgcaaaaaaaaagtaaatagagTTGAACATATTCGAAAGAAACATCTCACCAAAATTGCGAATGTGATATAACATCAATACccaagcaaaataaaaagttgAACGAAGGTAcacttatttgaaagaatatcTCTCCAAAATGACGACTGTGATATGATAAAAACCCAAGCAAAATAATCAAACGAAGGAAAGTAAACAACTGTGATATAATCAGGAACCTACGTCGGTAATTGAGAAGTGTTCCTTCTTTCAATCGAGCTCTGAAATTGCATACCTGCCGGGCGTACTTTTCCACAGACGTTTTCGATAGACTGTGGCcccaattttctttcaaaagaaaactgtcaaaaagtcgagcgtttgttttgattgcgAGTGCGCAAGAGTGAAACCTCCGTCGATGTGAAAACACCGTTCCGTACATATTTGTTTTCCCACTCCGTCGTGGCATCGGCCAGCACCAGAAGAGGGGGTTCCCGTGCGGGGGATGGTAGTGGTGAGTAGcttttcccattttttctcaCTCGATTTTCACTCACCACCGCATTTTCACTGGTCTTTGTGAGAGCGTGAACACGTCGTagtcgtcgtcatcatcatcattcgtGGAAAATAAGGATGCGAAAAATTATCTCACACATTCCAAAGCCTGCTGCGTGCCGTCGCCGTGATCCTTGGACCAGTGTCTAGAGTTGTAGAGTAATTTTGCGGTCCGGTAATCCGTCAACTTCCGGTCCGCGTTCGTGTCGTCGGTTGTGATTTTGTAGTGCTTCTGGGAAAGGGTtttcccttttctttttttcgtgaATCCAAGTTTTCCAAAAGGAGTCATCGAGCGAAGCGTGTGTGTGCATGAAATTTTTGGGGTGAAAACTTTTGTCCTCCAGAATGGCTTCGTGTCGCCGCAGTGCCAACAGGGGCACTACAGGAAGCACTAATATGGTGCGGAAATAGACGACAAATCGGGATACTTGGATTACTCGTAGTCGTCGCGGAAGCGTCAAGGAGTAGATGCCTACTGGGTGGAAAATTCGCGTCACGACTGCCAAAAAATTATGATGGAAGATCCATTTTTCGTGGTGAAAGAGTAAGTTTTCCAGCTGCTAACAAAAACCGACTAGTGGCTAGCAAAATGGTCGCAAAACATGTAATTTGAGCATCTAGCTCCTGAGGCTATGAAAAGTTGCCCACATAACATACGTTTGCGTTTGAGTCTTTGGACACAGCAAGCGCTGTGAAAAGTGTTTTTCCTTCTAGCAAGGATCAAAGATAGCGAGGAGTGGAAAACCAAGGCGATGTAGTGTAATAGCCTACTTCTGGGCAATTAAATTTCACGTTTATCGTGTCACGACTAGTGATAATTGGTGGTGAGTGATTGATAACCGCGCGCGCCAGAGAGGGAGGTCATTGTTTTAATGAGTCAGAGTCGGAAGTGAAAAACATCATAATCGACACCAGCAATGTTTGTGTGGAAggaaattttcatcgatttacaGTTGTGCTCTGTTTGCGTTAAAGTGCAGTGAATATGGCTTGCTACGACTTGTGGCCATGTGAGATAACATCTCGAATCGATGTGACGCAAGTTAAAATTGCATGAAGGCACACTGCGATGGACAGTTCGGTACAGTGAAATGGGGAGAGATTGTGATGTCAGGATGAAAAGTCCAAGtcctttaaaaattatatcaagaaaaaaaacaaacaaaagttaaacatattttacagacatttgagaaaaattgggcactttaaaaaaatcacaggaAAAAACTCATGACACATTCACCATcagttataatattttttttaagaacaatACTAAAACTGCGGGGAATACAAAGTCCATACAACCCCTACCACAAACATCGCATTTCAGACAGAAATGTAGCACAACCagcatgtaggggagagtggggagacttgatccccggggacacttgatcccaagcctgtatctcgtcagcatgtgggtaaaacaattagctttgatctagaaagttgtgcgaaattgactaaaactcattgtagaaaacaaagaaaaaaattaaaaaatgtttggattgagttacacacatttttctaagaagtgctgcTAAAAACTTCCAacagatcttttttctttgttttgatatgtatagaaaacactcaaaaaatattcaaaaaaatattttttatacatgaattgtttgataaacatatcaactccaaaacccttacgcatttgacgttaaatttatcgtcatactatttttacaatcaattgtttaaaaaagtgcgtttagggagacttgatccctgcatttttacagtcactggaatcagcctcaagattaaataatttggctgggttttcgtacatagtttcctttagtatagttgtacataactaactgcagtttgaaccatttttcaaaagttttgtaaacaaaaattaccagcttttgtaaacatgctcaattttggtctaaaaaagaaaattttaagtttttaaatattttacatgctaaagttgttatattttgaacacaaacgtacaggtttaatgtgaaattgctgtatcttatagaaaattaaaagtttggatgaattagaaacattttgcttaagattttttcaaaatgttgaaagggggatcaaattacccccaacattttgaaaatgccggtttaaaatatttttttaaaaggcttggcattattcgaagagtttatctgatgaaatacccttatcagtgTTGCATACGGGCCTTGGGCCAAACAACTGTACTAAAAATGTAACACTAATACACTCACAAGAAATGAATAAAACATCAACGCGACGGTTGTCGCGCTCTCTTTCGCTGTTCACCAGTGCAACATACAAGAAGTGCGTTATTCTTCTTACTCGACTTGCTGTCCGATCTCTCCCCAACCAGCGTACGTTTTAGTGGCGACGGGgatcaaggattttttttctctccggtgaaaaagtagtgattttggtaattttcatcGCGTTTCGCGGTACGCGTTTTGCGTTTTTATAACTCCAAATCATCTACGGCTTTGCCGAAGGAAGAAGTTCTTTTGTGAGAGTACGGGGTGAATTTCGCGGCAGTGTGCTTCAGTGGTGATCGGCTCGAGTCTACCAAGCAGGCGGCCATTTTGAAGCTTCTTCGGAGAGCGTCGGTGGAGCGAATTCCGTACGAGAAATCCGGCTGATCACGGTTCCGGAGTGGACGCAGTAGGCTGTGGCTGTTGGAATCTGGGAGGAGAATCGTTAGCGGCAAGTAGCAGAAGCGGAGGTCGGCAATTTTGGCAAAATCTGTCGGCTTTGGTTGGCGTCGGCGTGGATCGGACAAAGGCTGCCACGCGGTACGATTCTTTTGTTTGAGCTGTTACTTAAGGTAGGGGCGATTGGGGCCAAATAAGTtccttttgctttttttctttattttaaaatcatgttccACTGATCGTATCACAGTTGGAACAAGTTCGTGATTTTGGTTGtcctaacattttaacattttagaaaattgagtgtgcgtgtgtgtgagcTCTTTTTGTTCTGGGTAGAACAAAGGAGGATAGAAAATTTTCATCCCATTTTAAGAGTGttcttctttttatttattcagtGCGGTGAATTTGCCGAAGGTTTGTGAAGGTGCTTATTGGCGGCGGAGGACGTTCACGTTCTGTCTGCTGAACTTCCGGGTGAAATTCTCGGTGCTTTTCAACAAGGTCGGAGTTCTGGTATAGGAGAGCCGGAATTCTGGTGAAGTGCGTCGGCTTTTTCTGCTGTCAGAACGACGGTGCTTCAGCACAGGAGCAAAGGTTTGGTATCCTTGGTGGTGAGTTTTTAagcaaacttttttgaaaactattggaGCCTAATTTGGCCATTTTTggtgttttcttttcttttatttaaaaaagaggTTCTAAATAGAACAATATGAGCATTGCTTCCACAATTGAGCAGTACCGGAAGGGTTCGTCCTTCGGTGACTGGGCTGAAAGATTAGAGTACAATTTTAAAGCCAACAAGTATACCGACGacttgatgaaaacacactttATGAATTTATGTGGTTCATACTTATactctgaactgaaaactatttacaaaaaatctgatCTCGATAAAGCAACCTATAAAGAATTAGTTGAAAAACTCAAACAAAAACTGGATAAGACTGAACCGGACCTGGTTCAGCGGTTCCGTTTCAGCAAGAGGATTCAGCATCCTGACGAAACCGCTGAAGAGTTTGTCCAGGCGGTCAAACTCCAGGCCGAGTTTTGCAATTTTGGGGAGTTTCGCGATAATGCAATCTTAGATCGGGTTTTAGTGGGTTTAACTGACGATGACTTAAAAGAGCAACTTTTGAAAGAGGAGAAATTGACGATTGCTAAAATGGACAAATATATTACAACATGGAATATTGCTAAATCAAATGTACACGCAATCAACGCACGAACACACACACCACCAGGGAACATCAATCAAATTAGAAGGCCAGTTCGGGAGCGACTTGGCTTTAACCCATACAATAATAGGCAGAACTCGCAATATCGAAATAACTACAATAGAACAAATAACTACAACAGAcaggaaaattttaacaatcaaCAACGTGCACACATTTCACCACGAGTTCACAATTCTCAGCGTACTGTTCGATTTCAACACAGCAACAGAAATTTTAATCGAAATGCAAattacaacaacaataacaatggTTACAATGGGGGAAACAATAACTTCAGATACAGGACGGACTATTCCCGCATGACGTGTGATCACTGTGGTCAGTTGGGTCACATCAAGCGGAAGTGCTTCAGGCTGAGGAACCAGAGAAGGGAAGCGGTAAACTTTGTTACTGAGGACAGAGCGGGACCTTCAGGTAGACCGTCAGCTGGACCTTCAGGTGGATCGTCTGCTGAGACTGGTGCGGAGAGACAGCTGTCTAGCATGATGGGGCGGCTGAgcactggtgggaatgttgatCTCGACACATCTGATACTGACTGTGAGGAGTGGAATGCAGGTGATTTACAGTGTATGTGTGTTGCGTCCTTGAATAAGATTAGTGAGCCTTGTTTGATCAACGTTTTGTtggataatatttttgttgaaatggaAGTGGACTGTGGTTCAACTGTGACTGTGATGggaaaattacaatttgacAATCTTTTTAATAAGCGTTTGCTGAAGAGTAACAAGCAACTTTTAGTTGTGAATGGGAACAAGTTGAAGATCTGGGGAGAAACTGATGTTTTAGTGCAACTTAATGGTTTGAAacgcaatttgaaaattattgttttagatACGGACTTCAAATTTATTCCTTTGTTTGGTCGAAACTGGATGGATGTTTTCTTTCCACAGTGGAGACAGTTCTTCTCTAACAATACAGCAATTAATGAGCAGGTAAACAGAGTAACAGCGCCAAATGGTGACAAGTTGATTGAGCAAATTAAGAGTGATTTTCCAGAGGTTTTTGTCAAGGATTTTTCTACACCTATCAAAGGTTTTGAAGCCGAattggttttaaaaaataatgtcccgATTTTTAAGAAAGCATATGATGTGCCTTACCGTTTAAGGGAGCAAGTTTTAGAATATTTGGACAAATTGGAAAAAGAAAACGTTATTACTCCAGTGAAATCTAGTGTATGGGCTTCACCAGTAATAATCGTAATGAAGAAGGATAATAAGATAAGACTGGTTATTGACTGCAAAGTTTCAATTAACAAGGTCTTAGTTCCAAATACTTACCCTTTGCCAATTGCGAGTGACTTATTTGCTAAACTGGCAAATTGTAAGGTTTTCTGTGCTCTTGATTTGGAGGGAGCTTACACACAGTTGGCATTGTCGGAAAGGTCCAGGAAATTCATGGTGATAAATACAATTAAAGGTTTATATACATACAATCGCCTTCCACAAGGTGCTTCCCCAAGTGCttcgatatttcagcaaatgATGGATCAAGTCTTGGGAGGAATTGATAATGTTTATTGCTATcttgatgatgttttgattgcgGGAGAAACCCTGGATAACTGTCATAAAAAGTTGATAATTGTATTGAATCGTTTGGCAATGGCTAATATTAAAGTCAACTGGGAAAAGTGCAAGTTTTTTGTTTctgatttgaaatatttagggCACATTATCAGTGAGAAAGGTCTCATGCCCAGTCCAGATAAAATTTCGACAATTCAAAAGGCAAAAGTTCCTAAAAATGAGAATGAACTGAAATCTTACTTAGGTTTGATTAATTATTACAATCGTTTTATACCTAACATGTCTTCAAAGCTGTTttatttgtacaatttgttAAGAAAGAATGTGAAGTTTAATTGGGATCATAATTGTGATAAAGCTTTTCATGACAGTAAACAGGCTTTGGTTGAAGCAAATATTTTGGAGTTTTATGATCCAAAGAAAGACATTATTGTGGTTTCTGACGCATCGGGCTATGGCCTTGGAGGAGTGATTGCTCATGTTATTGATGGTGTTGAAAAACCGATtagttttacttcttttactttaGATGACGCGCAGAAGAAATATCCTATTCTTCACTTGGAGGCATTGGCTTTGGTTTGTACAATTaagaaatttcataaatattcaTTCGGACAAGAATTCATTGCTTACACTGATCATAAACCATTGCTAGGTATTTTCGGCAAAGAAggtaaaaattcaatttttgtaacGAGACTCCAACGGTACATTTTGGAACTTTCTATTTATAAATTTGAACTTCGGTATAGGCCTTCTGCGAAAATGGGAAATGCGGATTTTTGTTCGAGATTTCCATTGGAGCAGTCGGTTCCTGCTGAATTGGATCAAGATATTGTACGGAGCATAAACTTTAGTAGGGAGTTCCCTTTAGATTTTGTTTCGATTGCTAAGGCAACAGTTGACGACGTTTATTTACAGCAAATTATGAACTATCTGCGTGTTGGATGGCCGCAAAAGATTGACAAACGCTTACTGGACGTTTACGCAAATCAAAGTGATTTGGAAGAAGTCGATGGGTGCTTATTGTACCAAGACAGGGTGGTTATACCACGTAAAATGCAAAGCGGGATTTTGAAGCTTTTGCATGCCAACCACGCAGGGATGGTTAAGATGAAACAACTGGCAAGGAAGCAGGTTTATTGGTTTGGGATTAACAAagacattgaaaaatatgtttctacGTGCGACGTCTGTGCAAGTATGGCTGTCGTACCAAAAACTAAGATTGAGTCTCAATGGACGCCTACGACTAGACCTTTTAGTAGGGTTCACATTGATTTCTTCTACTTTTCCAATCATACttttttgttgattgttgattctTTTTCGAAGTGGTTGGAAGTAGAATGGATGAAGAGGGGCACGGATTGTGCAAAGGTTGTGAAGAAATTGGTATCTTATTTTGCGAGATTTGGATTACCGGATGTTCTGGTATCAGACGGGGGTCCTCCTTTCAACTCTTATTCTTTCACTTCTTTCCTTGAGAGGCAAGGAATAAAGGTGATGAAAAGTCCACCTTATAATCCACAAAGCAATGGACAAGCCGAAAGGCTAGTGAGAACAACTaaggatgttttgaaaaagtttttgttgGATCCGGATTTGGACAGCGTTGATTTGGAGGATCAgattaacttatttttaatgaattatcGTAATAACATTGTGACGAGTAGTGGGCAATTTCCCTCGGATAGAGTATTTTTATATAAACCAAAAACAGCTTTGGACTTGCTGAATCCCAAAAAGCattataaacaatttttaactgtGCCACCAACCCCAAATGATGAAGTGGTAGATGTACCAAAAGCAATCAGAAAGGCGTCAAAGGACGAATTAGATGAGCTGATAGCTGGGGATTTGGTGTGGTACAAGAATAACAAAAATAGCATACCAAATAGATGGATTAAAGCAagctttattaagaaattttctccAAACGTTTTCCAGGTGTTGGCTGGAAGCGGGGAAATCCTCGCTCATAGAGATCAGCTGCGACCATACCGGGCTCGTGAGGAAGCGAGGACAAATATCCTAATTCCGACGACATCCGGTGCAAACATGAACCTGGAACAACCAGCGACGCTGAGAGCGTCCGGAAGCGCAGACGAGGATGGAGATTTCCGTGGATACTCGAACGCCGAGCTGGCTAGGGTCAGAAAAAGAAAAGTCGATGCGGCTCAATTGCCGGAAGTGTGCTTAAGACGTTCAAAACGTTTGCGTAAACCTAAACAGGATTTcgaatttaaatatgtttaactttggattttttttcatgtcgtTGAATTGCGATTTCGGATTTATATAGAGAAATGTATTTTGATCAGAATTAAAATGAATTGATTTTGTTAGCATTAGAAGTGAATTCTTTTACTTTGGAAACAGtgaattgtaaaatatttttagtttaatcTTAGACTATAGAAACAACTTCCGAAAGGGGAAGGAGTTGTTGCATACGGGCCTTGGGCCAAACAACTGTACTAAAAATGTAACACTAATACACTCACAAAGAAATGAATAAAACATCAACGCGACGGTTGTCGCGCTCTCTTTCGCTGTTCACCAGTGCAACATACAAGAAGTGCGTTATTCTTCTTACTCGACTTGCTGTCCGATCTCTCCCCAACCAGCGTACGTTTTAATCAGctaaacatagttgaatgtttaagctttcaattcatgcaaaaagatcatagttttgtgagaaattgacagagttatgtgtgatacaaaaaaaggggatcaagtctccccactctcccctaaacaACAGTTTCTAACCGTAATTATTCAATGACACGAAACGAATGCTGCGACATAGTGCGAATGAATTATTCACATTGTTatgacaaatattttcaaatatatatttaacaATTGTTAGTAAATTCAACAATCATCCGGCGTCACACAATTTCGGTCCACATCCCGCACAAATCCCTGCACGCAGAAACATCCTCGAACGCAGTTATGGGTGCACGCTAGAGCcgtttggttgaaattttcaCACGTTCTCTCGCAAGCCGTTCCACACTGGTTGAACTGCTCGTTTGCACCGCCGCATGCTGCTGGTTGGAAAATCCAGTTGGGAAATTAGTTCCCTCTTCCAATTCAAAGCATCTACAAATTTACTCACTTTCGGTGCCGGCCATCAGCTCCACCGCCACAACCAGCAGGGCAAGCAAAAGGGAAATTGCTGTCGTTGAAGCACGATGCATTTTAcagtagagaccctaaatagggagactggtctaagcttgctaaatcgatctggcaacgtatgttttgagcttggcaacactgataagttttgctgggcgtaaaggcaaatactcgtttggatacgtcaaactcgcgtctgtttggatacgtcaaattcacttcgtccagtctccctatttaggatctctattTTACAGTGGGGTTTGGCTCTGAACTGTTGCAGTTTGGTTTGATGTGGTTGCATTATAAATTGAGAGCAGTGGAATAGGGGATTTTTTGGTTGAAACTGCTTGAATGAAAAACCCACGTTCGTACACCGCTCAATTGGTGTGAAACGTAATGCGACAAATGAAGTCGGTTTTTGTAGATCCCTGAGTAAATAACCCATTATTAAAGTTATTATAGATGATTCTATACTTATGATAAATTACGCA
Coding sequences:
- the LOC120420081 gene encoding cysteine-rich venom protein 6-like isoform X4 yields the protein MHRASTTAISLLLALLVVAVELMAGTETCGGANEQFNQCGTACERTCENFNQTALACTHNCVRGCFCVQGFVRDVDRNCVTPDDC
- the LOC120420081 gene encoding uncharacterized protein LOC120420081 isoform X2, encoding MGYLLRDLQKPTSFVALRFTPIERCTNVGFSFKQFQPKNPLFHCSQFIMQPHQTKLQQFRAKPHCKMHRASTTAISLLLALLVVAVELMAGTETCGGANEQFNQCGTACERTCENFNQTALACTHNCVRGCFCVQGFVRDVDRNCVTPDDC
- the LOC120420081 gene encoding uncharacterized protein LOC120420081 isoform X1; translation: MGYLLRDLQKPTSFVALRFTPIERCTNVGFSFKQFQPKNPLFHCSQFIMQPHQTKLQQFRAKPHCKMHRASTTAISLLLALLVVAVELMAGTETACGGANEQFNQCGTACERTCENFNQTALACTHNCVRGCFCVQGFVRDVDRNCVTPDDC
- the LOC120420081 gene encoding chymotrypsin inhibitor-like isoform X3, which translates into the protein MHRASTTAISLLLALLVVAVELMAGTETACGGANEQFNQCGTACERTCENFNQTALACTHNCVRGCFCVQGFVRDVDRNCVTPDDC